The window CTGAGACTCCTGAGACATGATGAACTCCTTCGCGCCGGTGCGGCGGGGAGCCGCTCGGCAGATGGGGCCGGTTGGGAACCGGTGCTAAAGTCGACGCCCCGGCAAAGCCGGGGCGTATCCGCACAATACTAGGTCAGCCAGCAGCTGTTGATCAAACCCGTGTTGGGCTTCATGATCGTGCGGATGGACTCGGTGTGCGCGGTCACGCGCTGGTCCGATCCGGAGTACTGGACGATGCGCCAGCCGACGATCGCGAAGTCCTCGTTGAGCGCCTGGATCGCGCAGGTCACCGGCGTCCCGACGGGGGCGTTGATGGTGAACGAGATGTCGACATGGTGGTCGTCGGGGATGGTGTACGCGGTGTCGGTGGCCTCGAGGTTCGCCTGGTCGTTGTCCCAGCCGGCCCAGAACACCCAGGCGGTGACGACGGCGACGAGTGCCACGAGACCGCCCACGAGCAGCCAGCGGTCGCGCCGCTTGCGCTGCGGGGTACGGCCGTAGCGGGTGTCGAGGGTCGGGGTCGCCGTCATGCGTGCACCGCCATGCCGTCCAGCTCCGCCTCCCGCTCAGGGGCCCGCCGTCGGGCGACGGTAGGCTGGAACCAGACTAGGAGAGAAAGCTGTGAATGCTGCCGCCCGCCGGCTGATGGCCGTGCACGCGCACCCGGACGACGAGTCCAGCATGGGAGTGGAGACCGAGATGCCCGAGACCGACCTCTTCGCCGGGGTGATGGCCGAGTGATCGCGGACGCCCTGCTGCGCGCCTCCGTCCGCCTGGCGGCGACGCCCGCCCCCACGCCGACGGGATCGCCCTCCGACGACTCGGTGACCCCGGGCGTGCTCGGCTTCGTCGTGACGTTCCTGCTCGCGGTGGCCGTCGTCCTCCTCGTGATCGACATGACCCGCCGCATCCGCCGGGTGCGCTACCGGGCGGAGATCGCGGAGAAGCTGGATGCGGAGCAGGCCGAGCGCGACGCGGACGACCCCCGCGGCAACGGCGCGTGAGGGCGCGGACCGCTCTCGCGATCGGCGGCGGAGCGCTCGTGGTGCTGGGCGTCGCCATGACGACGGCCGTAGTGGCCGCCCCGCACCCCGCGGACCCGACGCACGTGGCGTCCGTCGCGTCCGCAGGTGCGGCGCCCGGGACGACCGCGCCCGCGGCGACGCCCCGGCCGACGGCGTCACTGTCCTCCGCCGACGAGAAGCTCCTGGGCTACGTTCGGACGCTGCCGGGGGTGAACGATGTGACGGCCGACAGCGTCGGCGAGTTCACCGACCTGACCTGCGCCACCCTCCGCTCCCCCAAGATGTCGACGGCGTTCTACAGCCAGGTGCTGACCGTCGAGCAGAAGGGCTACTCGCTCACCGCCGACCAGGCGAACGGCCTGCTCGCGGCGACCGCTCAGGCGGCGTGCCCGGATGCGCGACGCGTCGTGGAGAGCCGCGGCGCCGACGCGGCGACGGCGCCGGTCGGCTGACCGCGGCCGGCCGCAGCGCAGGCGGGAGCGGCCCCGCCGCCCCCGGCGCGGCCGGCCGCGGCTCCGGCGTCAGCAGGTCGTGCCGCGCGAGACCCCGTCGCCGACCACGTTCGGGCCGCCCAGCACGGCCGTCGAGCGCACGCCGAGGCTGAAGAGCTGATCGGCCTCCGGCTTCGTGAGGCAGCCGCCCCGCGCAAGCAGGAGCGGCAGGTGCGCGTGACCGCCCCAAGCGGCGCCCGTGAGTGCATCCGGGAAGTCCAGCCCGGAGGCGATGAGCGCGGTCGGAGCGTCAGGGAAGGCGAAGGCCGTGACCGCGGCGTTGGTCGCGAACCGGTCGAAGCCGGCGAGCCGGGTGACCTGCGCGACCGCGGACAGGGCGTGGTCGAGTGACGACGGGACGACGTTCGCGCCGCCGACCACGGCGATGCGCTTCGGTGCAAGGGCCGCCAGGGTTCCACCGACCGTGACGCCGGTCGTGTCGCTCCCCGGCGTCAGCAGGACCGGCCCGCCCTGGCTGCCGGCGGCGCCGGTGGCCGAGAGCGCGTCGGGGAAGCTCGTGCCGCTCGCCACGTACGCGATGTCCGCCGAGCCCGGCGCGAAGGCGTAGTGGGCGACGATACTGCTCGTGTCGTACCGGTCTCCCCCGGCCAGCCGCACCACGTTCGGCACGATCGCGGCGAGGGAGTCGGTCACCGCCGGCGTGACGGCGTTGACGCCCCCGACCACGACGACCCGCGCCGGGTGCAGCCGGACGATCTCGTCGGCCACGGTTTTCGGCAGCATCCAGGGCGCCGTCAGCAGCAGCGGTCCGCCCTCGTGGGCCGCTGCGGCGCCCGCCGAGAGCGCGTCCGGGTAGTTCGTGCCCGACGCGACGTACACGACGGGAGCGCTGATCGGATAGCCGGCCTGCGAGATGGCGACCGACGTCGCATAGCGGTCGAATCCGCTCACGCGCTGGTCGGGCAGGTGCTGGTGCCGGACGTCGAAG is drawn from Leifsonia shinshuensis and contains these coding sequences:
- a CDS encoding DUF4307 domain-containing protein; translation: MTATPTLDTRYGRTPQRKRRDRWLLVGGLVALVAVVTAWVFWAGWDNDQANLEATDTAYTIPDDHHVDISFTINAPVGTPVTCAIQALNEDFAIVGWRIVQYSGSDQRVTAHTESIRTIMKPNTGLINSCWLT